One Helicoverpa armigera isolate CAAS_96S chromosome 1, ASM3070526v1, whole genome shotgun sequence genomic window carries:
- the LOC126053492 gene encoding uncharacterized protein LOC126053492, which yields MSPPSELSFEEILKYMLLHNGKVTNHELVKHFKVFLMNPDMRDEARSTFKKHVNTLAIIKNQNNEKWLILKKKYMPSNGKDNEDASEKIPDSANTTATEAPAEPETNITEEPPQRPPLPLQLNQDFNILSNLIQDTSQVVSNAGPIPENESFGSTPSEDIPPKVYPRRRSSEKSIEKRLSTQDLQGQSASVPFQDETTSDHSMSPTLTSSRSESMLVDSEQTISVKERKQMFNRMASESDVLKTKPSGNLSQGVDEEDRVSLDQKSETDPLDSKQKQWILCAARGDYHALAKMCKENAKLVKTKDPFTVSFLQFQDFCFHIQCHEQSKIFGKTQQKTEVRCSNKYIETKA from the exons ATGTCACCTCCATCGGAATTAAgttttgaagaaatattaaaatatatgctTTTGCATAATGGCAAGGTGACTAATCACGAGTTAGTGAAACATTTCAAAGTGTTTTTAATGAATCCTGATATGAGAG ACGAAGCCAGGAGTACATTTAAGAAACATGTGAACACTctagcaataataaaaaatcaaaacaatgagAAGTGGCTTAtacttaaaaagaaatatatgCCAAGTAACGGTAAAGATAACGAAGATGCTAGTGAAAAAATACCAGATTCAGCCAACACGACTGCCACTGAAGCACCCGCAGAACCTGAAACTAACATTACTGAAGAGCCACCCCAACGTCCACCACTGCCTTTGCAACTTAATCAAGATTTCAACATATTATCTAATCTCATTCAAGATACCTCTCAAGTTGTTAGTAATGCTGGTCCCATACCAGAAAATGAGAGCTTTGGATCCACTCCTAGTGAAGATATACCTCCCAAGGTATACCCACGTAGACGGTCATCGGAAAAGAGCATTGAGAAAAGGTTAAGCACCCAGGATCTACAGGGACAGAGTGCATCAGTACCATTTCAAGATGAAACAACATCTGATCACTCAATGTCACCAACTTTAACTTCCTCTAGAAGTGAGAGTATGTTAGTTGACAGTGAACAAACCATCTCAGTGAAGGaaagaaaacaaatgtttaatagAATGGCTTCGGAGAGTGACGTGTTGAAGACTAAACCGAGTGGCAACTTAAGCCAG GGTGTGGATGAAGAAGACAGGGTTTCC TTAGATCAAAAGAGTGAGACTGATCCGTTAGACTCGAAGCAAAAGCAATGGATTCTATGTGCTGCAAGAGGAGATTATCATGCTTTGGCAAAGATGTGCAAGGAGAATGCTAAACTTGTTAAGACTAAG GATCCGTTCACGGTAAGTTTTCTTcaatttcaagatttttgttTCCATATTCAGTGCCATGAACAAAGTAAAATTTTCGGAAAAACTCAACAAAAGACAGAAGTAAGGTGTTCCAATAAGTACATTG AAACTAAAGCATGA